The following proteins are encoded in a genomic region of Brachyhypopomus gauderio isolate BG-103 unplaced genomic scaffold, BGAUD_0.2 sc69, whole genome shotgun sequence:
- the wnt2bb gene encoding wingless-type MMTV integration site family, member 2Bb has protein sequence MFGFSKIAGSLQILSRSTTGTGGASSRDGARASSRLYCAFVILLLILTPRVDSSWWYIGALGARVICDNVPGLVNKQRQLCQKYPDVMQSISDGGKEWIRECQHQFRHHRWNCSTLDRDHTVFGRIMQRSSREAAFVYAISSAGVVYAITRACSQGELKTCNCDPLKRGRAKDERGEFDWGGCSDNINYGIKFAKAFVDAKERTVKDARALVNLHNNRCGRTSVKRFMKLECKCHGVSGSCTLRTCWLAMSDFRKTGDYLRKKYNGAIEVTVNQDGTGFTVANKDFRNATKTDLVYFENSPDYCLMDKAAGSLGTAGRVCNKTSRGTDGCEVMCCGRGYDTTRVKRITKCECKFKWCCAVECKDCEEAIDIHTCKAPKRAEWLDQT, from the exons ATGTTCGGTTTCAGCAAAATTGCCGGATCTCTTCAGATTCTTAGTAGATCAACTACAGGGACCGGTGGCGCATCATCACGGGACGGAGCTCGTGCTTCATCGCGACTGTACTGCGCGTTCGTTATCTTACTCCTCATCCTCACGCCGCGCGTAGACTCGTCGTGGTG GTACATCGGTGCGTTGGGGGCCCGGGTGATTTGTGACAATGTCCCTGGTCTAGTGAACAAGCAGAGGCAGCTGTGTCAGAAGTATCCGGACGTGATGCAGTCCATCAGTGATGGGGGTAAAGAGTGGATCCGTGAGTGCCAGCACCAGTTCAGACACCACCGCTGGAACTGCAGCACCCTGGACCGGGACCACACCGTCTTTGGCCGGATCATGCAGCGCA GCAGTCGGGAGGCCGCCTTTGTGTATGCCATCTCCTCGGCGGGCGTGGTGTATGCCATTACCCGTGCTTGCAGCCAGGGGGAGCTGAAGACGTGTAACTGTGACCCGCTGAAACGCGGCAGGGCCAAGGACGAGCGAGGCGAGTTTGACTGGGGCGGCTGCAGCGACAACATTAACTACGGAATAAAGTTCGCTAAAGCCTTCGTAGACGCCAAAGAGCGCACAGTGAAGGACGCACGAGCACTCGTGAACCTTCATAACAACCGCTGCGGGAGAACG TCAGTGAAGCGCTTTATGAAGTTGGAGTGTAAGTGTCATGGCGTGAGTGGCTCCTGCACGCTAAGGACCTGCTGGCTGGCAATGTCGGACTTCCGGAAGACCGGCGATTACCTCCGCAAAAAATACAACGGCGCCATAGAAGTCACGGTCAACCAGGACGGAACAGGATTCACCGTGGCCAATAAAGACTTTAGAAACGCCACCAAGACTGACCTGGTGTACTTCGAGAACTCCCCTGACTACTGCCTGATGGACAAGGCTGCAG GTTCGTTAGGTACGGCTGGTCGTGTCTGCAACAAGACATCTCGAGGGACGGATGGATGCGAGGTGATGTGTTGTGGGAGGGGCTATGACACCACACGTGTGAAACGCATCACTAAGTGTGAGTGTAAGTTTAAGTGGTGCTGTGCAGTGGAATGTAAGGACTGTGAAGAGGCGATCGACATACACACCTGCAAAGCTCCAAAACGAGCTGAATGGCTGGACCAGACCTGA